A region from the Lolium perenne isolate Kyuss_39 chromosome 4, Kyuss_2.0, whole genome shotgun sequence genome encodes:
- the LOC127293209 gene encoding chemocyanin, translating to MALGSGSARAVLALVLLCVLLHGDLAESKVYTVGDRGGWTLSSGGWSRGKRFRAGDVLLFKYGRGAHNVVAVNAAGYRSCSAPRGSRTYSSGNDRVTLARGTNYFICSVPGHCGAGMKMAVNAA from the exons ATGGCTCTGGGAAGCGGCAGTGCTCGCGCCGTGCTGGCGCTGGTCCTCCTCTGCGTGCTCCTCCACGGCGATCTCGCGGAGTCCAAGGTGTACACCGTCGGCGACCGCGGCGGCTGGACCCTGAGCTCCGGCGGCTGGTCCAGGggcaagcgcttccgcgccggggacGTGCTGC TGTTCAAGTACGGGCGGGGCGCGCACAACGTGGTGGCGGTGAACGCGGCAGGGTACAGGTCCTGCAGCGCGCCCAGGGGCAGCAGAACGTACAGCTCCGGCAACGACCGCGTCACGCTCGCCCGCGGCACCAACTACTTCATCTGCAGCGTCCCCGGCCACTGCGGCGCCGGCATGAAAATGGCAGTCAACGCCGCCTGA
- the LOC127293211 gene encoding basic blue protein, translating into MAHGRDTTVVLALVLLCGVLHGELAESMNYTVGDSRGWTFGSGSWSNGKRFLAGDMLVFKYAPGAHNVVVVDAAGHNSCSAPGGAVRYSSGNDNVTLTRGTSFFICGVPGHCAAGMKMAVTAA; encoded by the exons ATGGCTCATGGAAGGGACACTACCGTGGTGCTGGCATTGGTCCTCCTCTGCGGGGTCCTCCACGGCGAGCTCGCCGAGTCGATGAATTACACGGTTGGCGACAGCCGCGGATGGACCTTCGGCTCCGGCAGCTGGTCCAACGGCAAGCGTTTCCTTGCCGGCGACATGCTAG TGTTTAAGTACGCGCCGGGTGCGCACAACGTGGTGGTGGTGGACGCGGCGGGGCACAACTCGTGCAGCGCGCCGGGCGGCGCCGTGAGGTACAGCTCCGGCAACGATAACGTCACGCTCACCCGCGGCACCAGCTTCTTCATCTGCGGCGTCCCAGGACACTGCGCCGCCGGCATGAAGATGGCCGTCACCGCGGCCTGA
- the LOC127346974 gene encoding glutathione S-transferase T3-like, which produces MQIGRITPPYPYAPYGPYPPPPPEATTPSSESNAAETIVPPRPKRLDWTAAEEEKLVHVWIFNSKDSVAGNCKTDTSFWGQIAETFNSTSEPACRRTSKQLKDHWNAYNKEVSLFNGYYIQESGLRQSGADDDMVMKAAMERYAADKRVTHPFRRHHWWEVVRNEAKWKGQHGPSSGTDST; this is translated from the exons atgcaaattggacgtatcacacctcCGTATCCGTACGCGCCATATGGTCCGTACCCTCCACCACCTCCAGAAGCCACTACACCAAGCTCCGAGTCCAATGCCGCGGAAACAATCGTACCACCGCGGCCAAAGAGGCTTGACTGGACAGCTGCGGAAGAGGAAAAACTG GTGCATGTTTGGATTTTTAACTCCAAGGACTCTGTCGCCGGTAATTGCAAGACCGACACGAGTTTTTGGGGTCAGATAGCTGAAACCTTCAACTCTACCTCCGAGCCTGCCTGTCGTCGGACCTCCAAGCAACTGAAGGATCATTGGAACGCCTACAacaaggaggtgtccctgttcaaTGGATACTACATCCAAGAATCAGGGTTACGTCAGAGTGGAGCAGACGATGATATGGTCATGAAGGCGGCAATGGAGAGGTACGCCGCAGACAAAAGAGTGACTCACCCGTTCAGAAGGCACCACTGGTGGGAAGTTGTTCGCAATGAAGCGAAGTGGAAAGGACAACATGGTCCTAGTAGTGGAACCGATTCCACATAG